In a genomic window of Pseudoxanthomonas indica:
- a CDS encoding DUF4126 domain-containing protein, translating to MSDAHLFVIGILLAWMAGIRVYLTVFGLGLAGALGWIELPPALQVTQSWWVLGTSGALAVAEFFADKIPGVDSGWDLLQTLARVPAGAFLAAATLSPDGHLGGGALAAGAGIALTSHVLKSGSRALMNTSPEPVSNWTASITEDAVVVGGLALAYAHPWVALIVVVGISLILALLVWWVWRRVSRGLKNLFKPSNTDVPSI from the coding sequence ATGTCCGACGCACATTTGTTCGTAATTGGGATCCTGTTGGCATGGATGGCCGGAATTCGCGTCTATCTGACCGTTTTTGGCCTGGGTCTGGCAGGCGCTTTGGGCTGGATCGAGCTCCCTCCTGCGCTGCAGGTGACCCAATCCTGGTGGGTGCTGGGCACCTCGGGCGCCCTGGCTGTGGCGGAATTCTTCGCCGACAAGATTCCCGGCGTGGACTCGGGCTGGGATCTGCTGCAGACCCTGGCGCGGGTGCCGGCCGGGGCCTTCCTGGCCGCCGCCACCTTGTCGCCGGACGGTCACCTGGGCGGCGGCGCGCTGGCCGCGGGTGCCGGCATCGCACTGACCAGCCACGTGCTGAAAAGCGGATCACGCGCGCTGATGAACACCTCGCCGGAACCGGTCAGCAACTGGACCGCCTCGATTACCGAGGATGCCGTGGTCGTGGGGGGGCTGGCCCTGGCCTATGCGCACCCCTGGGTCGCCCTGATCGTGGTGGTGGGCATCTCGCTGATCCTGGCCTTGCTGGTGTGGTGGGTCTGGCGGCGCGTCAGCCGTGGCCTGAAAAATCTGTTCAAGCCGTCTAATACCGATGTACCGTCCATTTAG